Proteins found in one Triticum urartu cultivar G1812 chromosome 4, Tu2.1, whole genome shotgun sequence genomic segment:
- the LOC125552505 gene encoding uncharacterized protein LOC125552505 produces the protein MGKYVELLDMGVRIAARFHSHCPQTARMYYHPPASSSAAPGAGDGGRMVPGEGAVAMAMMKRQQRAAIDATEIILYTVV, from the coding sequence ATGGGGAAGTACGTGGAGCTGCTGGACATGGGGGTGCGCATCGCCGCGCGGTTCCACTCCCACTGCCCGCAGACGGCCCGCATGTACTACCACCcccccgcctcctcctccgccgcccccgGCGCCGGCGACGGCGGCCGGATGGTGCCCGGAGAAGGCGCCGTGGCCATGGCCATGATGAAGAGGCAGCAGCGGGCCGCCATCGACGCCACGGAGATCATCCTCTACACCGTCGTCTAG